The window GCGCAGGCCTGGACGGTCATCGGGGTCGGCGCGCTCATGGTCGTCTATGTGTCGTTGGGAGGGATGCGGGCCACCACCTGGATCCAGATCGTGAAAGCGGTCCTGCTGATGGGCGGGGCGACCGCGCTGACCGTGCTCGTACTGCTGCGGTTCCACGGCGACTTCAACCAGTTGCTGCGGACGGCCGCCGAGCGCAGCGGACACGGTGACGCGTTCCTCGCACCCGGGCTGAAGTACGGCGGTGACTGGGTCGCGCGCTTCGACTTCATCAGTCTCGGACTCGCGCTGGTCCTCGGCACGGCCGGGCTGCCGCACATCCTGTCGCGCTTCTACACGGTGCCCACCGCGCGGGCCGCGCGCCGCTCGGTGGTCTGGTCGATCGGTCTGATCGGCGGCTTCTACCTGATGACGATCGTGCTGGGCTTCGGCGCGGCCGCCGTGGTCGGCCCTCAGGCGGTACGGGGTTCCAACGCGGCCGGCAACACCGCTGTGCCGTTGCTGGCCCTCGATCTGGGCGGTGGCGTGGACTCCACCGGCGGAACGGTTCTGTTCGCGATCGTCGCCGCCATCGCCTTCGCCACGATTCTCGCGGTCGTCGCCGGTATCACCCTCGCGTCGTCGGCGTCCGTCGCCCATGACCTGTACGCGTCGTTGCGGCGCAGACGATCGAAGCCGCGCAGCGAGGTCGCCGTGGCACGTACGGCCGCCGTCGGGATCGGCATGCTCGCGATCGGGCTCGGGCTGCTCGCCAAGGATCTCAACGTGGCCTTCCTCGTCGGCCTCGCCTTCGCGGTCGCCGCCTCCGCCAACCTGCCCGTACTGCTGTACTCGCTGTTCTGGCGCGGCTTCACCACACGCGGCGCGGTGTGGTCCGTGTACGGCGGACTCGTCCCCTCCCTGGTCCTCGTGCTGCTGTCGCCCGTCGTGTCGGGCAGCGCCGACTCGTTGTTCCCCGGCCTGGACTTCCAGGTCTTCCCGTTGCAGAACCCCGGCCTCGTCTCCATCCCGTTGGGATTCCTCGCGGGCTGGCTCGGTACGGTCCTGTCGGCCGAGCCGCCGGACGAGGCCAAGCACGCGGAGACCGAG is drawn from Streptomyces bottropensis ATCC 25435 and contains these coding sequences:
- a CDS encoding solute symporter family protein translates to MTADHQTLALLLFSAFVAVTLGITTWVSRHRHGSAEEFYAGGRLFSPMENGFAIAGDYMSAASFLGISGLIALFGYDGLLYSVGFLVAWLVVLFLVAELVRNCGRFTLADVVAARMSERPVRIAAGTSSVTVSVLYLVAQMVGAGTLVALLLGGESEAAQAWTVIGVGALMVVYVSLGGMRATTWIQIVKAVLLMGGATALTVLVLLRFHGDFNQLLRTAAERSGHGDAFLAPGLKYGGDWVARFDFISLGLALVLGTAGLPHILSRFYTVPTARAARRSVVWSIGLIGGFYLMTIVLGFGAAAVVGPQAVRGSNAAGNTAVPLLALDLGGGVDSTGGTVLFAIVAAIAFATILAVVAGITLASSASVAHDLYASLRRRRSKPRSEVAVARTAAVGIGMLAIGLGLLAKDLNVAFLVGLAFAVAASANLPVLLYSLFWRGFTTRGAVWSVYGGLVPSLVLVLLSPVVSGSADSLFPGLDFQVFPLQNPGLVSIPLGFLAGWLGTVLSAEPPDEAKHAETEVRSLTGAGAV